A portion of the Longimicrobium sp. genome contains these proteins:
- a CDS encoding type IV pilin protein, translated as MKNLRDNKGFTLIELMIVVVIIGILAAIAIPKFNAVSKNAKQGEAGTVLKQICTLAQTYKDQKGTDATALTGATGLEQVGWSAPTAKYFNFSYSAGVATATPGGTDGNVHSLATETKTCAIS; from the coding sequence ATGAAGAACCTCCGCGACAACAAGGGCTTCACCCTGATCGAACTGATGATCGTCGTGGTCATCATCGGCATCCTGGCCGCCATCGCCATCCCGAAGTTCAACGCGGTGTCGAAGAACGCCAAGCAGGGCGAGGCCGGCACGGTGCTGAAGCAGATCTGCACGCTGGCGCAGACCTACAAGGACCAGAAGGGCACCGACGCGACCGCCCTGACCGGCGCCACGGGCCTGGAGCAGGTCGGCTGGTCGGCCCCCACCGCCAAGTACTTCAACTTCAGCTACTCGGCGGGCGTGGCGACGGCGACCCCCGGCGGCACCGACGGCAACGTGCACAGCCTGGCCACCGAGACCAAGACCTGCGCCATCTCGTAA